The following are from one region of the Bradyrhizobium septentrionale genome:
- a CDS encoding efflux RND transporter permease subunit, whose product MLEKNSESRVHVEKIEEPRPGTSIAFGLERIGLIAIKAPVLSVIILLALMVAAVFGIERIKIDDSLSQLFRSNSKDYKQYEAVTKRFPATEFDVLVVVEGKTLLARENLEKIRDMVTDLQLVEGVRGLVSLFSARQAPEPGKLPAALFPSELPQGAAYDKFVETVKSNEIIRGKLLSEDGTLALIVLSLEPEVVGSNKLSKVVADMRKIMADDLGGSGLNAQLSGVPVMQLEIRNAVKRDGLTYNILGILAGCIIAIIFFRKISFMVVAAFPPIIAILLALGGLGWAGFNLNMFLNVMTPLIMVISFSDSMQLTFAARDRLIAGQDKYTAFKNAVMVVGPACVLTHGTAGISFIALQFSNSELIRKFGEAGLAATIIALIAVLSLVPAFGVLLVRNEKVFAVKFQGADAGVQALRNFCYWIAVRMVGRPGLFSLLALILVGGLGIIYANLEPRYRLADQVPDKRQAVAASSRLDAKLTGANPVDVLIEFPKGQSLYSPETLKTIADVHAMVETAAGVGNVWSLETLRRWLAEKAGSNDVATLKEYVGVIPEHLVRRFISADQDAVVVSGRVPDLDSSQLLPVVNKLDSSLDKVRAEHPGYEIAVTGLSVIAARNSANMIEKLNRGLTVEFLLVAVFIGLAFRSVVVMFSCILPGIFPVVLSGTVLWLLGEGLQFASVVALTVSFGLGLSATIHFLNRLRLETKPGVSPELAVERATVLVGPALILTTVVLACGLVVTVFSDLPSLRLFGWLSAFSMVAALVADLFILRPTSMFLINLSQKLRGKGGQPAPIEKA is encoded by the coding sequence ATGCTCGAGAAGAATTCCGAAAGTCGGGTCCACGTCGAGAAGATCGAGGAGCCGCGGCCGGGGACTAGCATCGCATTCGGGTTGGAGCGTATCGGCCTGATCGCGATCAAGGCGCCGGTCCTGTCTGTCATCATTCTGCTGGCGCTGATGGTCGCGGCCGTTTTCGGCATCGAGCGGATCAAGATCGACGACTCGCTCAGCCAGTTGTTCCGTTCCAATTCCAAGGACTACAAGCAGTACGAAGCGGTCACCAAGCGCTTCCCGGCAACCGAGTTCGACGTGCTGGTCGTGGTCGAGGGCAAGACGCTGCTTGCTCGCGAGAACCTCGAAAAGATCCGCGACATGGTCACCGACCTGCAGCTGGTCGAGGGCGTGCGCGGCTTGGTCTCGCTTTTTTCGGCGCGCCAGGCGCCCGAGCCCGGCAAATTGCCGGCCGCACTGTTCCCGTCGGAACTGCCGCAAGGCGCCGCCTACGATAAATTCGTCGAGACCGTCAAATCCAACGAGATCATTCGCGGCAAGCTGCTGTCCGAGGATGGAACGCTCGCACTGATCGTGTTGTCGCTCGAGCCTGAGGTTGTCGGCAGCAACAAGCTCAGCAAGGTCGTCGCGGACATGAGAAAGATCATGGCCGATGATCTCGGCGGTAGCGGGCTCAACGCCCAGCTCTCCGGCGTTCCGGTCATGCAGCTCGAGATCCGCAACGCGGTCAAGCGCGACGGGCTGACCTACAATATCCTCGGCATTCTGGCCGGCTGCATCATCGCCATCATCTTCTTCCGCAAGATATCGTTCATGGTGGTCGCCGCGTTCCCGCCGATCATTGCGATCCTGCTCGCGCTCGGCGGCCTCGGCTGGGCCGGCTTCAATCTCAACATGTTCCTGAACGTGATGACGCCGCTCATCATGGTGATCAGCTTCTCCGACTCGATGCAGCTGACGTTTGCGGCACGCGACCGCCTGATCGCCGGCCAGGACAAGTACACCGCGTTCAAGAACGCGGTGATGGTGGTCGGTCCGGCTTGCGTGCTCACTCATGGCACCGCCGGCATCTCGTTCATCGCGCTGCAATTCTCGAATTCCGAACTGATCCGCAAATTCGGCGAGGCCGGGCTCGCAGCTACCATCATCGCGCTGATCGCGGTGCTGTCGCTGGTGCCTGCGTTCGGAGTGCTTCTGGTACGCAACGAAAAGGTGTTCGCGGTCAAATTCCAGGGCGCCGACGCCGGTGTCCAGGCGCTGCGCAATTTCTGCTACTGGATCGCGGTGCGCATGGTGGGCCGTCCCGGGCTGTTCAGCCTGCTCGCGCTGATCCTGGTCGGTGGCCTCGGCATCATCTACGCCAATCTCGAGCCGCGCTACCGGCTCGCCGATCAGGTGCCGGACAAGCGGCAGGCCGTGGCGGCCTCGAGCCGGCTCGACGCCAAGCTGACCGGCGCCAATCCGGTCGACGTGCTGATCGAATTCCCCAAGGGCCAATCGCTGTACTCGCCGGAGACCTTGAAGACGATCGCCGACGTCCACGCGATGGTCGAAACAGCGGCGGGCGTCGGCAACGTCTGGTCGCTGGAAACCTTGCGGCGCTGGCTCGCCGAAAAGGCCGGCAGTAATGACGTCGCGACGCTGAAGGAATATGTTGGCGTGATTCCCGAGCATCTGGTCCGCCGCTTCATCTCCGCGGATCAGGATGCGGTCGTGGTGTCGGGACGGGTTCCGGATCTCGACTCGAGCCAGCTGCTTCCGGTGGTGAACAAGCTTGATAGCTCGCTGGACAAGGTGCGCGCCGAGCACCCCGGTTACGAGATCGCAGTCACCGGCCTGTCGGTGATCGCCGCGCGCAACAGCGCCAACATGATCGAAAAATTGAACCGCGGCCTGACCGTCGAATTTCTGCTGGTGGCGGTTTTCATCGGGCTGGCATTCCGCTCCGTCGTGGTGATGTTCTCCTGCATCCTGCCCGGCATCTTCCCCGTGGTGCTGTCAGGCACCGTGCTGTGGCTGCTCGGGGAGGGGCTGCAATTCGCCAGCGTGGTGGCATTGACGGTGTCGTTCGGCCTCGGGCTGAGCGCCACCATCCACTTCCTCAACCGGTTGCGGCTCGAGACCAAGCCGGGCGTCTCGCCGGAGCTTGCGGTGGAGCGTGCCACCGTGCTGGTCGGCCCCGCACTGATCCTCACTACGGTGGTGCTGGCCTGCGGCCTCGTCGTCACCGTGTTCTCCGACCTGCCGTCGCTGCGCCTGTTCGGCTGGCTCAGCGCCTTCTCGATGGTCGCAGCGCTGGTCGCAGACCTTTTCATCCTGCGGCCGACCTCGATGTTCCTAATCAACCTGTCGCAGAAGCTCCGCGGCAAGGGCGGGCAACCGGCGCCGATCGAAAAGGCCTGA
- the hpnC gene encoding squalene synthase HpnC codes for MTTASDLRSGKTHRDENFPVASWIIHPRHRALILAFYNFVRTADDIADHATLPADEKLRYLDLMEAELLGNGDTQKEAVNLRRALAERGMPPRHALDVLVAFRLDVTKLRYENWDDVIDYCRYSAMPVGRFMLDVHGEDISTWAASDALCAGLQINNHLQDCGKDYRNLNRVYLPRDALAAVGATVEMLGEAKSPPALLGCLQALAVRTATLLDESKSLAAEVKDFRLGLEISVIQAFADKIVNMLKVRDPLSERVHLGPVELLLQSLGGVAGETARRAIGRRAVSRTAAGA; via the coding sequence ATGACCACCGCGAGCGACCTGCGATCCGGAAAGACCCACCGCGACGAGAATTTCCCGGTCGCGTCGTGGATCATTCATCCGCGGCATCGCGCCCTGATCCTGGCCTTCTATAACTTCGTCCGCACCGCCGACGATATCGCCGATCACGCGACGCTGCCGGCCGACGAGAAGCTGCGCTACCTCGACCTCATGGAGGCCGAGCTGCTCGGCAATGGCGATACCCAGAAGGAGGCGGTCAATCTGCGCCGGGCGCTTGCCGAGCGCGGTATGCCGCCGCGGCATGCGCTCGACGTGTTGGTGGCGTTCCGTCTCGATGTCACCAAGCTGCGTTACGAAAACTGGGATGATGTGATCGACTATTGCCGCTACTCGGCGATGCCGGTCGGGCGATTCATGCTCGACGTGCACGGCGAGGACATCTCGACCTGGGCGGCGTCGGATGCGCTCTGCGCCGGCCTGCAGATCAACAATCATCTGCAGGACTGCGGCAAGGACTACAGGAATCTGAACCGCGTCTACCTGCCGCGCGATGCGCTGGCCGCGGTGGGCGCGACCGTCGAGATGCTCGGCGAGGCGAAATCGCCGCCGGCCTTGCTCGGATGCCTGCAGGCGCTCGCGGTGCGCACTGCGACGCTGCTCGACGAGAGCAAGTCGCTCGCCGCCGAGGTGAAGGATTTCAGGCTCGGCCTCGAGATCTCGGTGATCCAGGCCTTCGCCGACAAGATCGTCAACATGCTGAAGGTGCGCGATCCGCTGAGCGAGCGGGTGCATCTCGGCCCGGTCGAACTGCTGCTGCAGAGCCTTGGCGGCGTCGCCGGCGAGACCGCCCGGCGCGCGATCGGACGGCGTGCGGTCTCCAGGACGGCGGCAGGCGCATGA
- the hpnD gene encoding presqualene diphosphate synthase HpnD has product MSVEAAANANYGSTASGSSFYAAMRVLPRAQREAMFQIYSFCRQVDDIADSDGPRPERLAALQQWRDDIDALYAGHPPERLKDYVASVKTFGLKREDFVAIVDGMEMDVPQDIRAPDLATLDLYCDRVASAVGRLSVRVFGLPEDDGIELAYHLGRALQLTNILRDIDEDAGLGRLYLPREWLWHAGITNNDPARVTADRALPKVCAPLAERAKMHFQKSDEIMKRNSRRAVRAPRIMSKYYRAILDLLIARGFTAPRAPVRVSKAAKIGILLRYAII; this is encoded by the coding sequence ATGAGTGTCGAGGCGGCGGCCAACGCAAATTACGGAAGCACCGCATCGGGCAGCTCGTTCTATGCCGCGATGCGCGTCCTGCCGCGCGCGCAGCGCGAGGCGATGTTCCAGATCTACAGCTTCTGCCGGCAGGTCGACGACATCGCCGATTCCGACGGCCCGCGGCCGGAGCGGCTGGCCGCGCTGCAGCAGTGGCGCGACGATATCGACGCGCTCTATGCGGGGCATCCGCCGGAGCGGCTGAAGGATTACGTGGCCTCGGTGAAGACCTTCGGGCTGAAGCGCGAGGATTTCGTCGCGATCGTCGACGGCATGGAGATGGACGTGCCGCAGGATATCCGCGCGCCGGATCTTGCGACGCTCGACCTGTATTGCGATCGCGTCGCGAGCGCGGTCGGCCGGCTGTCGGTGCGCGTGTTCGGCCTGCCCGAGGACGACGGCATCGAACTCGCGTATCACCTCGGCCGCGCGCTGCAGCTCACCAACATCCTGCGCGACATCGACGAGGACGCCGGCCTCGGCCGCCTCTATCTGCCGCGCGAATGGCTCTGGCACGCCGGCATCACCAATAACGATCCGGCCCGCGTCACCGCCGACCGCGCGCTCCCGAAAGTGTGCGCGCCGCTGGCCGAGCGCGCCAAGATGCATTTCCAGAAGTCCGACGAGATCATGAAGCGCAATTCGCGCCGCGCGGTGCGCGCGCCGCGCATCATGTCGAAATACTACCGCGCGATCCTCGATCTCCTGATCGCGCGCGGCTTCACTGCGCCGCGCGCGCCGGTGCGTGTGTCCAAGGCGGCCAAGATCGGCATTCTTCTTCGTTACGCGATCATCTGA
- the hpnE gene encoding hydroxysqualene dehydroxylase HpnE produces MQKTVHIIGAGISGLSAAMRLANGGYKVCVHEATQQAGGRCRSYFDAATNLTIDNGNHLLLSGNRHALNYARSIGTEAGLVGPARAQFPFVDLAGGQRWQLDLGDSRLPLWVFDEARRVPDTTLRDYLALAPLAWAGTGALVGNTIPCKGTLYDRLVQPLLLAALNVDPPEGSAGLAGAIVRETLLAGGQACRPLIARDGLSSVLIEPAVKLLQERGNSVQFSHELRALVMSGDRVSELDFGGGDKIALAAGDALVLAVPPRAAATLLPGLKTPTKFRAIVNAHFRVDPPRDAAPILGVVGGLVEWLFAFPQRLSVTISNGDRLVDMPREELAQAIWRDICKASGVSGDLPPWQIVRERRATFEATPEQNALRPGPATAQKNLFLAGDWTATGLPATIEGSVRSGDRAADLVLARR; encoded by the coding sequence ATGCAAAAGACCGTTCATATCATCGGTGCCGGCATTTCCGGCCTCTCCGCGGCCATGCGGCTTGCCAATGGCGGCTACAAAGTGTGCGTTCACGAGGCGACGCAGCAGGCCGGCGGCCGCTGCCGTTCCTATTTCGACGCCGCCACCAATCTGACCATCGACAACGGCAATCATCTCTTGCTGTCGGGCAACCGCCATGCGCTGAACTACGCGCGCTCGATCGGCACCGAAGCCGGCCTGGTGGGACCCGCGCGCGCGCAGTTTCCGTTCGTCGATCTTGCCGGCGGCCAGCGCTGGCAGCTCGACCTTGGCGACTCCCGCTTACCGCTGTGGGTGTTCGACGAGGCGCGCCGCGTCCCGGACACCACCCTGCGCGATTATCTAGCATTGGCGCCGCTGGCCTGGGCCGGTACCGGAGCGCTGGTCGGCAACACCATTCCCTGCAAGGGCACGCTGTATGACCGCCTGGTGCAGCCGCTGCTGCTGGCTGCGCTGAACGTCGATCCGCCGGAGGGCTCGGCCGGGCTTGCCGGCGCCATCGTGCGCGAGACGCTGCTCGCCGGCGGGCAGGCCTGCCGTCCGCTGATCGCGCGCGACGGCCTGAGCTCGGTCCTGATCGAGCCGGCGGTGAAGCTGCTGCAGGAGCGGGGCAACAGCGTCCAGTTCAGTCACGAATTGCGTGCACTCGTCATGTCGGGTGATCGCGTCAGCGAGCTCGACTTCGGCGGTGGCGACAAGATCGCGCTGGCGGCCGGCGATGCCCTGGTGCTGGCGGTGCCGCCGCGCGCCGCGGCCACGCTGCTGCCCGGGCTGAAAACGCCGACCAAATTCCGCGCCATTGTGAATGCGCATTTCCGCGTCGATCCGCCGCGCGATGCCGCGCCCATTCTCGGCGTGGTCGGCGGGCTCGTGGAATGGCTGTTCGCCTTCCCGCAACGGCTGTCGGTGACGATCAGCAATGGCGACCGCCTGGTCGACATGCCGCGCGAGGAGCTCGCGCAGGCGATCTGGCGCGACATATGCAAGGCATCGGGCGTGTCCGGTGACCTGCCGCCGTGGCAGATCGTGCGCGAGCGCCGCGCCACATTCGAGGCGACGCCGGAGCAGAATGCCCTGCGTCCGGGGCCCGCGACGGCGCAAAAAAACCTGTTCCTTGCCGGCGACTGGACTGCTACCGGGTTGCCGGCAACCATCGAGGGATCGGTGCGGTCGGGGGATCGCGCCGCCGATCTGGTTTTGGCCCGGCGCTAG
- the shc gene encoding squalene--hopene cyclase encodes MLSRDHSVAVDPVALENSISKATEALLGYRQSDGHWVFELEADSTIPAEYVLLRHYLAEPVDAGLEAKIANYLRRTQGAHGGWPLVHDGPFDMSASVKSYFALKMIGDSVDAPHMMRAREAIRSRGGASGSNVFTRFLLALYGVVTWRATPVLPIEIMLLPMWSPFHINKISYWARTTMVPLMVLAALKPRAKNPKGVGIDELFLEDPKSLRMAPKAPHQSAGWFYLFRSLDAVLRAIEPMFPKRLRQRAIDAALAFTEERLNGEDGMGAIYPPMANIVMMYEALGKDENFPPRAITRRGIDKLLVIGDEEAYCQPCVSPVWDTALACHALQEAGGEDTLAKAKQGLDWLKPRQVLELKGDWAVKAPDVRPGGWAFQYNNDHYPDLDDTAVVAMAMDRVRRHSGTREYDEAIARGREWIEGLQSRDGGWAAFDANNLEYYLNNIPFSDHGALLDPPTEDVTARCISMLGQLGETSESSKAMADGIAYLRRTQLPEGSWYGRWGLNYVYGTWSVLSALNVAGIDRNDPMVRNAVDWLASVQNQDGGWGEDAVSYRLDYKGYEVAPSTSSQTAWALLGLMAAGEVENPAVARGVEYLKATQSEKGLWDEQRYTATGFPRVFYLRYHGYSKFFPLWALARYRNLRSTNSRVVGVGM; translated from the coding sequence ATGCTTTCGAGAGATCACAGCGTCGCAGTCGACCCGGTTGCGCTGGAGAACAGCATCTCCAAGGCAACCGAAGCACTGCTCGGCTATCGCCAGTCCGACGGACACTGGGTATTCGAGCTCGAGGCCGACAGCACCATTCCAGCCGAGTACGTCCTGCTGCGTCACTATCTCGCCGAGCCGGTCGACGCCGGGCTTGAGGCCAAGATCGCCAACTATCTGCGCCGCACCCAGGGTGCGCATGGCGGCTGGCCGTTGGTGCACGACGGCCCGTTCGACATGAGCGCCAGCGTGAAGTCGTACTTCGCGCTGAAGATGATAGGTGACTCCGTCGACGCGCCGCACATGATGCGTGCGCGCGAGGCAATCCGTTCGCGCGGCGGGGCGTCGGGCAGCAACGTGTTCACGCGCTTCCTGCTCGCGCTCTATGGCGTCGTGACCTGGCGCGCAACGCCGGTGCTGCCGATCGAGATCATGCTCCTGCCGATGTGGTCGCCGTTCCACATCAACAAGATCTCCTACTGGGCGCGCACCACCATGGTGCCGCTGATGGTGCTCGCTGCGTTGAAGCCGCGTGCGAAGAATCCGAAGGGCGTCGGCATCGACGAACTGTTCCTGGAAGATCCGAAGTCGCTCCGGATGGCGCCGAAGGCGCCGCATCAGAGCGCTGGCTGGTTCTATCTGTTCCGCTCGCTCGATGCCGTGCTGCGCGCAATCGAGCCGATGTTTCCGAAGCGCCTGCGCCAGCGCGCCATCGACGCCGCGCTCGCCTTCACCGAAGAACGGTTGAACGGCGAAGACGGCATGGGCGCGATCTATCCGCCGATGGCCAACATCGTCATGATGTACGAGGCGCTCGGCAAGGACGAGAATTTTCCGCCGCGCGCCATCACCCGCCGCGGCATCGACAAACTGCTCGTGATCGGCGACGAAGAGGCCTATTGCCAGCCCTGCGTCTCGCCGGTGTGGGACACCGCGCTGGCTTGCCATGCGCTGCAGGAAGCCGGCGGCGAGGACACCCTTGCCAAGGCCAAGCAGGGCCTCGACTGGCTGAAGCCGCGCCAGGTGCTGGAGCTGAAGGGCGATTGGGCGGTCAAGGCGCCGGACGTCCGTCCCGGCGGCTGGGCGTTCCAGTACAACAACGACCACTATCCCGATCTCGACGACACCGCTGTGGTCGCGATGGCGATGGATCGTGTGCGGCGGCACTCCGGGACCAGGGAATATGACGAGGCGATCGCGCGCGGCCGCGAGTGGATCGAAGGGCTGCAGAGCCGTGACGGCGGCTGGGCCGCGTTCGATGCCAACAACCTCGAATATTACCTCAACAACATCCCCTTCTCCGATCACGGCGCGTTGCTCGATCCGCCGACCGAAGATGTCACCGCGCGCTGCATCTCGATGCTGGGCCAGCTCGGCGAGACCTCAGAGAGCAGCAAGGCGATGGCCGACGGCATCGCCTATCTGCGCCGCACCCAGCTGCCTGAGGGCTCCTGGTACGGCCGCTGGGGCCTGAACTACGTCTACGGCACCTGGTCGGTGCTCTCAGCGCTAAATGTCGCAGGGATCGATCGCAACGACCCGATGGTTCGCAACGCAGTCGACTGGCTAGCGTCGGTCCAGAATCAGGACGGCGGCTGGGGCGAGGACGCCGTCAGTTACCGGCTGGATTACAAGGGTTATGAAGTTGCGCCATCGACTTCCTCGCAAACGGCATGGGCCTTGCTTGGATTGATGGCGGCGGGAGAGGTCGAAAATCCCGCAGTTGCACGGGGGGTGGAGTACCTAAAGGCAACACAGTCGGAAAAAGGGCTGTGGGACGAGCAGCGATACACGGCTACGGGGTTTCCGCGGGTATTTTACTTGCGATATCATGGCTACTCGAAGTTCTTTCCGCTCTGGGCGCTGGCGCGGTATCGGAATTTGAGAAGCACCAATAGCAGGGTGGTAGGGGTCGGGATGTGA
- a CDS encoding phosphorylase, translated as MGNRIDPRPVLIVTGLVQEARIAAGPGMIVICSSSDPQQLRALLATLDPMTFRGVISFGVAGGLDPSLKSGDVVVATEVMAGDTRFLAASALNEEMIASAALKRRRIVRGGLAGVEEVIAAKACKAALRSITGAAAVDMESHIAAAYAARAGIPFAALRVISDPAHRALPELAKSAVKPNGDIDLRKVLSGIARNPRTLRALVSTGIDFNRALRSLRSCRGFLLGNDVLVPVEA; from the coding sequence GTGGGCAATAGAATTGATCCTCGGCCGGTATTGATTGTGACTGGATTGGTGCAGGAGGCCCGCATCGCGGCAGGGCCCGGCATGATCGTGATCTGCAGTTCAAGCGATCCGCAGCAGCTGCGTGCATTGCTGGCGACGCTGGATCCCATGACGTTCCGCGGCGTGATCTCGTTCGGCGTGGCCGGCGGGCTCGACCCGTCGCTGAAATCCGGCGATGTGGTGGTCGCGACCGAAGTGATGGCCGGCGATACCCGTTTCCTGGCGGCATCCGCGCTGAACGAGGAGATGATCGCCAGCGCCGCGCTGAAGCGCCGCAGGATCGTCCGTGGCGGTCTCGCCGGCGTGGAAGAGGTGATTGCGGCGAAGGCCTGCAAGGCCGCCCTGCGCTCGATCACGGGCGCTGCTGCGGTCGACATGGAGAGCCATATCGCGGCAGCCTATGCCGCAAGGGCAGGCATTCCGTTCGCCGCGCTGCGCGTGATCAGCGATCCCGCGCACCGGGCGCTGCCCGAGCTTGCGAAATCCGCGGTGAAGCCGAACGGCGACATCGACCTGCGCAAGGTGCTGAGCGGCATCGCGCGCAATCCGCGGACGCTGCGGGCGCTGGTGTCGACCGGTATCGACTTCAACCGTGCGCTGCGCTCGCTGCGCAGCTGCCGCGGCTTCCTGCTCGGCAACGACGTGCTGGTGCCGGTGGAGGCCTGA
- a CDS encoding TetR/AcrR family transcriptional regulator has protein sequence MALAAVRLNQLVETKARILDAAREAVALSGWKDAQIALIASRAGVATGSVYRYFDSKADLYAQVLGQVSEREVAVVAAIVEAEGSASQCLVDAIYTFSVRAMRGRRLAYALIAEPCEPEIDAARLKYRAALADQIARLVRRGIASGEFVEIDANVAASCVTGAFMEALVGPLAPEADPDSDAAKAIAQSIAGLSARMLFRHATPELTPVSRVSA, from the coding sequence ATGGCACTCGCTGCGGTTCGCCTCAATCAGCTCGTCGAAACCAAGGCGCGCATCCTGGATGCCGCCAGGGAGGCCGTGGCGCTGAGTGGCTGGAAGGATGCCCAGATCGCCCTGATCGCCTCACGGGCCGGCGTGGCCACGGGCAGCGTGTACCGCTACTTCGACTCGAAGGCAGACCTCTACGCGCAGGTGCTGGGGCAGGTTTCCGAGCGCGAGGTGGCCGTGGTTGCCGCGATCGTCGAGGCCGAAGGATCTGCGTCGCAGTGTCTGGTGGACGCGATTTACACCTTCTCGGTCCGCGCGATGCGCGGCCGCCGTCTGGCCTACGCACTGATCGCCGAACCCTGTGAACCCGAGATCGACGCGGCGCGCCTGAAATACCGCGCGGCGCTGGCCGACCAGATCGCAAGGCTGGTCCGGCGCGGCATCGCCAGCGGTGAATTCGTCGAGATCGACGCCAACGTCGCGGCCTCCTGCGTGACCGGCGCTTTCATGGAGGCGCTGGTTGGTCCTCTGGCGCCCGAAGCGGACCCGGATTCCGACGCGGCCAAGGCGATCGCACAATCGATCGCCGGGCTTTCCGCGCGCATGCTGTTTCGCCACGCCACGCCTGAATTGACCCCTGTATCGAGAGTGTCCGCATGA